The DNA window CAGCCTAAAATACACAGCTTATGCGATGAACACCTTTGAAACAGCGGCTCAGTATGGGTTAAAGATTACTAAAATTTATGAGTTTAAGATAGAAAGTCTTACTGCAAAGGCTAAAATTTTGCCAAAACCAGCAAATTAAAGGAACAAATTTGAGCTCACTTGCGCTGATGTTTAGACCAAAAAACTTGGATGAAATTTGCGGGCAAAAGGCGGTTAAAGCGGCATTTTTAAAATTTATAGCCTCTAGCAAAATCCCACACTCCATCTTTTATGGTCCAGCAGGTTGTGGCAAGACGAGCTTTGCAAGGGCAGTCGCAAGCGGCGCAAACTACGACTTTTACGAGTTTGACGGCGGAAATTTAAAGATAGATGACTTTCGCAAAATTTTAAAAAACTACGAAAACGCCCTAAATAAGCCACTCTTTTTCATAGACGAGATCCACCGCCTAAGCAAAACCCAACAAGAAGCACTGCTAATTCCCATGGAAAACTACAAAGCCCTAGTTATCGGCGCTAGCACCGAAAATCCCTTTTTCACGCTAAGCTCAGGTATCAGAAGTCGCTCGATGCTCTTTGAGTTTAGGCCACTTAGCAGTAGCGATTTTGAGGAGCTTCTTGACAAGATCAAAGAGCAAATTTCATTTAACATAGATGATGAGGCAAAGGAGTATCTCTTTAAAAGTAGTGGCGGTGACGCAAGAGCTATGCTAAATTTACTTGAATTTGCCGTCACACTTGATGAAAATGTAAGCTTAGAAAATTTAAAAACACTTCGCCAAAACGCCCTAAAAGAGGGGGCAAAAGAGGACGACACGCACTACGAGCTAGCAAGCGCTTTTATAAAAAGTCTGCGTGGAAGCGACGAAAACGCCGTTATCTACTACCTTGCAAGGCTCATAGACTCTGGCGAGAGTGCGGACTTCATCGCTAGAAGGATGGCGATATTTGCCAGCGAAGACATCGGCAATGCAAACCCAAATGCGCTAAATTTAGCCGCCAGCACGCTTAGCACGGTAAAAGAGATAGGCTTTCCAGAGGCTAGGATCATACTGGCTCAGTGCGCCATCTATCTAGCCAGCTCGCCAAAGTCAAACTCCAGCTACAATGCAATAAATACTGCCCTAAAATACGTGCAAAGCGAGGAAATTTTAAAGATCCCGCCATATCTAAAAAATCACACAAAAGAGAGCAAAGACTACCTTTATCCGCATGATTTTGGCGGCTGGGTCGAGCAAAAATATCTAGAGAAACCGCTCGTTTTTTACAAAAGTAAGGGCATAGGCTTTGAAAAAACGCTAAATGAGTGGCTAGAGAAAATAAAATTCAAGGGTTAAATATTAGGCTTTACTCTGTCAGATTTATGGAGTAAATTTTAAAAGAAACGTAGATGAACTAGCAAAATTTAGTGTACATCGCAAATTTAAAGATATAAGACGTACCTTGGTGTAGATTAACAACGGCTTACGGCAGAGTAAGCGGATTTCCAGAAATTTTTAAACAACTTTAGGCAGCGATCGGCAAGAAAAATTTGACGCAAAGATTGACTACCAGCAAGTCAAATAGCGGACAAAATATGGCAAATCTAACAAATAACAATGAAGCAAAATTTAACGCCAAAGCCCTTTAAAAGCGTTTGATAAAATTTTTTAGCAAAACTAATAATCAAATACGTTTTGCCAAGTTATATCCGCGCAAGAAAGATTGCAAATTGCTTTAAAAAGTCATCTAAAGCATACAAAAACATAATTTTAAAAATTTAAATAATTTTAGCCTTCTTAAATCTTCATTGTAGGATAAATTTAAAAATTATCAATCAAAAAACGACTTAGAGCGTAAAAATATCTGCCGTAAAACCTGGCTAGTAAAAATGCGCTTGCCACGAATAAGCCGAAACTAGCACGAAATTTTAAGCCAAGCTAAAAAATTTTTCTTATTTATTTTAATTTTATATTTTTTTAAATATACTCGCTCTTTAAACTACACCAATGAAAGTCAAGAGAATGCCTACAAATTTTGCTGAAATTTTAAATAATTGTGTTGAGAGTATAAATTCATTTCTCTGGGGCCCATACTTCCTCATTGCCCTACTTTGCGGCACTGGGCTCTTTTTTACCATTAGGCTTGGCTTTGTTCAAATTTTTAAGTTTAAAATGGGGTTAAAAGAGCTTTTTGGAAATTTCTCACTTCATGGCGAGGCGGCTGGCAAGGCTGGCATGAGTCAGTTTCAAGCAGTCGCAACTGCGATCGCCGCACAAGTCGGCACTGGCAATCTAGTAGGCGCAACGACGGCCCTTATCATGGGTGGACCTGGAGCGATTTTTTGGATGTGGTGTGCTGCATTTTTAGGCATGGCTACAAATTTTGCTGAAATTTGCCTTGCTCAAATTTACCGCACAAAAGACGACAGCAGTCATACAATAGGTGGTCCAGCATTTTACATAAGCCGCGGTTTAAAAGGTAAATTAGCAAAAATTTTAGCTGGATTTTTTGCTATCGCTATCATCATTGCACTTGGTTTTATCGGCAATATGGTTCAAGCAAACTCCATATCAGATGGTTTTAGCGGTGCTTTTGGCATACCGCAGTGGCTAACTGGAGCCTTTTTGGCAATGGTTTGTGCAGTCATCTTTATAGGTGGCGTAAAGGCAATCGCAAGAGTAGCTGAAAAGATCGTGCCTATCATGGCTCTACTTTACGTAGGAGTGGGGTTAGCTATTATATTTTTAAATTTTCAGCAAATTCCAGAAGCAGTTTCACTTATTTTTAGAGCCGCATTTGATCCTTCAGCGGCTTGGGGTGGGGCGACTGGGGCTAGCATCGCAGCTGCTATGAGATACGGCATAGCAAGGGGTCTTTTTAGTAACGAAGCTGGCATGGGCTCAACTCCGCACGCACACGCTGCTGCAAACGTCAAACACCCGGTCGATCAAGCAGTCCTTGGCATAATGAGCGTTTTTGTAGATACATTTATCGTCTTAAATATCACCGTTTTTGTAGTGCTTACCGCAAATGTCATCAGCTTTGAAAACGGCAAGGCAGTCTTTACTGGCATTACCTTGGTGCAAGAAGCCTTCTCTTCACACATCTTTGGCAAAGCAGGCGGATATGGCTTTGTAGCGATTTGTCTATTTTTCTTTGCATTTACAACGATACTTGGATGGTACTACTTTGCTGAGATCAACGTACGCTACCTTTTAGGGGCAAAAGCGGTCAGAGCTTTTCAAATTTTAGTAGTCGTTTTTGTCTTCTTGGGAAGCTTGCAAAAGGTGGATTTTGTCTGGAGCCTAGCAGATATGTTCAATGGCTTGATGGTCGTACCAAATTTAATTGCCATTATCATTTTAAGCCCTATCGTGGCAAAGCTTTTAAAAGATCACGATGCCGGCAAAGAGTATGATGTGAAAGATTATTTGAAATAAATCTTTACCGCATCTTTAGAAAATTTACTAACAATTAATTTTTAAATCTCTTGTTTAGGATGTTTTATTAGAAGTGGTGGCCCCGAATGGACTCGAACCATCGACCACTACCATGTCAAGGTAGTGCTCTACCAACTGAGCTACGGGACCAAAGATTTGGGATTATATTTTATTTTCTATTTTATTTAGCTTAATTCTTTAGTAATTAAATTTATTTATAAGCAATAAATGTAATGGATAAAATTAGAATTAGCTAACGCTTGCTTCGCAGTTATCGGTAAAGATGAAAACTACCCGGTCAATATCGGCAACTCACACATCGCCATAAAAACTCCTTGATAGCGATAAAGAGCTAAAATGTGTAAGCTACCACTATGATGTAGGACATGGTGCTAGCTTTGGAAATTACCTTGAATACTAAAAGCCAACATATAAAATTTATGAGAAGAATATGCTAGAGCAAAAGATCGATGTTAAGAAAAAAATCTTAAAAGATGAATATAAACCTATAAGAGAGGAAGGGGAATTTTTAAAACAAAAGGCTAATAAGAACAATATAAAAACTAGTTGGTGGACTAGCGGGTTAGAAGTCTAGCTTAAAAAACTAACCAGCTTGTATTGGTTTTATTATTTAAATCACGATAAGCTTGCTAAAATCAAGTCAATATAAATTTTTAAATTAAAAACCTAAAAATAGTAATGTGCTATTTTCCAATAATAATCTTTGCAAGTCTTTCATTCTTTTCATTTATATTAAATTTTACTTCAGCTATTTTTCTGCTTTCCATACCCATTTGGACTATCATTTCTGAATTTTGTATAAAATAAATCATCTTTTGTGCCAAAATTTTACTATCAAATGGTGGCACCAAGAATCCATTTACTCCATCTTCAACAGTTTCTTTGCATCCTACACTATTTGTGGTTATTACTGCCCTTCCTATCGCCATAGCTTCCTGTGTACTTCTTGGCACACCTTCTCTGTAATACGAAGGCAAGACAAAAATGGAACTATTCATTATCCGTTCTTTTATATCATTTACGAAGCCAGGATATATAACTACACCACTATCAAGATAAGGTTTTAGCTCTTCTTGCGTTAATCCAAATGGATTGTGCTCATCAAAACTACCAAATATATAAAACTTTACATCTTTATATTTTTCTTTTACGATTTTAGCTGCCTCTAAATACTCAAATATTCCCTTTTCTGCAAGAAGTCTTGCTATAAAAATAAAACTTATAGGATCAGTAGGTGCTTTAGTATATGAGAATTTATCAAGATCAACACCTATGCCACCTAAGATATTTATAGATTTTACTTTTATATTGTATTTATCAATCAAGTCCTTTTTATCGTCATTATTTAAAAATATAAGCTCGTCAAGAGATGGTAGTGAAATTCTATATAAAAGAACTTGTATAGTTTTTATAATTTTCGCCTTTTTTGTTTGCCCATTTTTATGAACTGTAAAAGCCCCGCCAAGCCCTTCTATCATGCCTACTATTCGTGGCACTCTTGCTATTTTTGCGGCTATAGCTGCAAAAATAACTGGCTTAACAAAAAAAGAAAAAACCGCATCTGGCCTATGCTGCCTAAATAGTTTAACCAAATCATATGTAGCAATGATATCTTTAAATGGATTTAGCCCTTTTGCATTTAAAGTGTGGTCAAGCGGTGTTGCACCTAATGAGATTATTTTTTTTCTACTTTCTTCATTGTAGTCACTAACTAAACAGTAGACATCATGCCCTTTTGATACAAGTAGTTTTATGAGCTCTTCTCTGAAATTTATCATCATAGACGAGACATTACCGATTATAAAAATTTTCATAGCAACTCCAATCATATGAATCTAAAAATTTCTAAGCCTAATAAATACTTTTTTTGCAAAAACAAAAATTTGCGGGAACCCTATAAAAACAGTGCTATATAAAATTTTATAGATTATATTTCTATTGATTTGAAAAACGTATTTTATATTATTTGCTTCTGGGCATATAGCATTTATTTGTTTTTTGAAGTCACTTTCAGAATAATCCAAAGTAAATTTTAAAATAGTAGGAATGTGAAATTTAAAATATTCATCAAAAAGATCTTTTTGTATCAAAAATTTCTTTACAGCTATGCTAAAATCAGCAAAATCACCAAGGGCTTTTTTATTATTTGAAAAACTACTAGAAAGCGAATTAGGATTTGTTCTATAGTGATAAAATGGTTTTGCAATGTGAATAATTTTTTTTGCCCAATAAAAAAGCTGTAAATTTACAAAACTATCTTCACAGTGCGAAAAATATGGAAATTCAACATTTTCATAAAGCTCTCTTTTAACCAATTTATCACACATGGAAACAGAAATTTCATGAGATAAAATAGCTTTTACGAAGTTCAAATTAGACTTTGGATGATTTTTTGTATAAAAAAAACTTTTTACAACGCTTTTTTTATTAAATTCTTTAATATAGTCAAAACAAACTATGTCTGCATAACTTTTTCTAGCTTCACTCATCAAAGAACTTACCATATCTTTATCGACCCAGTCGTCACTATCTACATGTAAAATGTATTTACCACTTGATATTTTCAACCCACTTTTTCTAGCTTGCGGCAAGCCTTCATTTTTTATTTTATTAATAATTTTTACATGGCTTATTCTATTTGGGTATCTTTCAATAATGTCCTTCAAAATTTTCATAGAACTATCTGGAGTGCAATCATTTACAAAAATATACTCTATATTGTTATAGTCTTGCTCTAAAAGCGTAGTTGCACATTTTTCTATATATTTCTCCACATTATATATGGGAACTATTATAGAAACATCGTAGTCTTTCATTTATACATCTTTATAATTTTCTAAAATTTTTAATAAGTCTTAAAATAAATAGGACAGTTTGTAAAAATTTATTTTCGCCCATCACCACCTGAACTCTGTAAAATTCACAAAGAGCCCCCAACATATCAATACTACTAACTCCATCATTTGAAAATTTACCGACAACACTTTTTATAACTTTTATCTTTGCTCCACAATTTGCAGCAGTTAGTACAAATAGCTGATCTGCCGCTATTGGAAATTTTCTTGAATAGTAACCAAGTTTTTGATGAAGACTTGTACGGTATATTGAGCCTACAGCATGTCCAGAGATGTAGTGAGCTTGTGCCTTTAGCCATCTTGGTCCACCATTTGGCTCAATTTTGCCATTATTAGTATCAATACAAGCTGTTATTATGTCTACACCATCCCCCATGGCTTTCTTATAATCTTTAATAGCATTTGGATAAAGCCCATCATCGGCACCGATAACAAGATAGAATTCTCCATTGCAAGCTTTTATACCTCTATTTAAAGCATCATAAATCCCAAAGTCTTCGCCCGAAATTACTTTTATATTTATCCCACCAGTATTTTTTAAAATTTCTAAAGTCTTATCGCTAGACGCTCCATCAGAAATGATCCACTCAAAATCTTTATCGACTTGCTCTTTCAGACTTTTTATCAATCTAGGCAAGAATTTTTCTACATTATAAGTTGCAGTAATTATGCTAAGTATTGTGGGTCTTTCTTCATAATTTTTATAGTAGATATCTTTATCTATTGGTTCTTTTATTATATTACCCCTCCCTCTCGTCAGCCTTATTTAATAGTTTTTCTATCAATCTTAATAAATCTTTAGAATAATTATCGAAGCTTAGCTCTTTACAAAAAAAATCCGTACAAGCTTCATTAATATGCCGAGATGGCTGAAAATGTTCTAATATAACTGGAATTTCTTCTATACTTTTTATGGAAAAGCCTAAATTATTCTTTTTAATACTCTCATCCAAAATTTTATTTTTTGTAGTTATAATTGGTAATCCATTTTGCAAATAAGTACTTATTTTCCCAGAAGCTAGCCCAATAAATTCAATATTTTTTCCCGTATATTTATTGGCAAAATTAGGACAATATGTTGCTAACCCCAAATCTGCACAATGTAATATTTTATGCATATCGCCAGTATCTTTTATTTTTATATTTGAAAAATATACCTTCTTATTCTTGTATTTAAGAATATGTGGGTATAGCTTATTTACTTTTTTTTGTGTATCACCATATCTATCATGTAAAACAAATACCCAAGAATCTGGAAAATTATTAACATTTGCTAAAACCTTGTCAATACAAGTCCATCTATCGACCGATCCTATAAATATTAATATGTTCTTATCTTTTGGAATATTAAGTTCATCATAAATTAAGTACTCTTTTTTATAAGAAAAAAAATCTGATGATGATACTGGTATTGTGAAAATTTTTTTACTACTTATTTTATTTTCTTCAGAAAGAAATCTTGCCCTGATATCGTCTTGAGTTATTACAAAATCTAATTCTTGTGATGCATTTATTTCTATTTTTTTTTCTTTGTAGCCACATTCACCATAAAAAAAAATTTCATACGATATAAGTCCAAATGGAACTTTTATTCTTTTTGCAAATTCGCTTGCCAATAGTAGCCCAAGTTGATCTACACCTATAATCAAATCATACAAATCTCTTGAGAAATATTTTTTTTCAAAAAATTTATAAAAAAATTTAAATAAAAAACGATTCCATAAAATTCTATTGAATATTCTATTGAATATCTTATTGTAAACCTTAACTATATGTCTAAACTCAAGGCTATCATATGCCACCTTTAAATTCGGTAAAAAAATTTCCAAACTATAGTTAGCATTCAATAACTTAATTATTGAATATAAATTTGGATTATTATAAATATTTCCTTCAGGATGAA is part of the Campylobacter concisus genome and encodes:
- a CDS encoding glycosyltransferase family 4 protein → MKIFIIGNVSSMMINFREELIKLLVSKGHDVYCLVSDYNEESRKKIISLGATPLDHTLNAKGLNPFKDIIATYDLVKLFRQHRPDAVFSFFVKPVIFAAIAAKIARVPRIVGMIEGLGGAFTVHKNGQTKKAKIIKTIQVLLYRISLPSLDELIFLNNDDKKDLIDKYNIKVKSINILGGIGVDLDKFSYTKAPTDPISFIFIARLLAEKGIFEYLEAAKIVKEKYKDVKFYIFGSFDEHNPFGLTQEELKPYLDSGVVIYPGFVNDIKERIMNSSIFVLPSYYREGVPRSTQEAMAIGRAVITTNSVGCKETVEDGVNGFLVPPFDSKILAQKMIYFIQNSEMIVQMGMESRKIAEVKFNINEKNERLAKIIIGK
- a CDS encoding glycosyltransferase, whose translation is MRLTRGRGNIIKEPIDKDIYYKNYEERPTILSIITATYNVEKFLPRLIKSLKEQVDKDFEWIISDGASSDKTLEILKNTGGINIKVISGEDFGIYDALNRGIKACNGEFYLVIGADDGLYPNAIKDYKKAMGDGVDIITACIDTNNGKIEPNGGPRWLKAQAHYISGHAVGSIYRTSLHQKLGYYSRKFPIAADQLFVLTAANCGAKIKVIKSVVGKFSNDGVSSIDMLGALCEFYRVQVVMGENKFLQTVLFILRLIKNFRKL
- a CDS encoding alanine/glycine:cation symporter family protein — protein: MPTNFAEILNNCVESINSFLWGPYFLIALLCGTGLFFTIRLGFVQIFKFKMGLKELFGNFSLHGEAAGKAGMSQFQAVATAIAAQVGTGNLVGATTALIMGGPGAIFWMWCAAFLGMATNFAEICLAQIYRTKDDSSHTIGGPAFYISRGLKGKLAKILAGFFAIAIIIALGFIGNMVQANSISDGFSGAFGIPQWLTGAFLAMVCAVIFIGGVKAIARVAEKIVPIMALLYVGVGLAIIFLNFQQIPEAVSLIFRAAFDPSAAWGGATGASIAAAMRYGIARGLFSNEAGMGSTPHAHAAANVKHPVDQAVLGIMSVFVDTFIVLNITVFVVLTANVISFENGKAVFTGITLVQEAFSSHIFGKAGGYGFVAICLFFFAFTTILGWYYFAEINVRYLLGAKAVRAFQILVVVFVFLGSLQKVDFVWSLADMFNGLMVVPNLIAIIILSPIVAKLLKDHDAGKEYDVKDYLK
- a CDS encoding glycosyltransferase family 2 protein, which gives rise to MKDYDVSIIVPIYNVEKYIEKCATTLLEQDYNNIEYIFVNDCTPDSSMKILKDIIERYPNRISHVKIINKIKNEGLPQARKSGLKISSGKYILHVDSDDWVDKDMVSSLMSEARKSYADIVCFDYIKEFNKKSVVKSFFYTKNHPKSNLNFVKAILSHEISVSMCDKLVKRELYENVEFPYFSHCEDSFVNLQLFYWAKKIIHIAKPFYHYRTNPNSLSSSFSNNKKALGDFADFSIAVKKFLIQKDLFDEYFKFHIPTILKFTLDYSESDFKKQINAICPEANNIKYVFQINRNIIYKILYSTVFIGFPQIFVFAKKVFIRLRNF
- a CDS encoding replication-associated recombination protein A gives rise to the protein MFRPKNLDEICGQKAVKAAFLKFIASSKIPHSIFYGPAGCGKTSFARAVASGANYDFYEFDGGNLKIDDFRKILKNYENALNKPLFFIDEIHRLSKTQQEALLIPMENYKALVIGASTENPFFTLSSGIRSRSMLFEFRPLSSSDFEELLDKIKEQISFNIDDEAKEYLFKSSGGDARAMLNLLEFAVTLDENVSLENLKTLRQNALKEGAKEDDTHYELASAFIKSLRGSDENAVIYYLARLIDSGESADFIARRMAIFASEDIGNANPNALNLAASTLSTVKEIGFPEARIILAQCAIYLASSPKSNSSYNAINTALKYVQSEEILKIPPYLKNHTKESKDYLYPHDFGGWVEQKYLEKPLVFYKSKGIGFEKTLNEWLEKIKFKG